The Primulina tabacum isolate GXHZ01 chromosome 1, ASM2559414v2, whole genome shotgun sequence genome contains the following window.
TTCAGTGTCACTTCTTTGttcgaatacacttttccaagtgcattcagctcattgataaaaccacatatcatctcatcatattcgtgcaaggattctccagctttcatcttgatgttatcaaatttctgaacagcaactgatagcttgttctaTTTTGTTTGCTCGTTTTCTTCACACTGCTGGATCACTTTCTCCCATATTTCTTTgccagttttgcacatcttgattttgctgaaagtgactttatccagcgttttatataagatatcattaaccaCATTTTCTAGGTTTGCTTTCCTTTTATCCTCAGTTGTTCATtcctctctgggcttttctatgcgatgaggtgccccaccagtaatggcaactgctgtatttgcttttaagatcttcatgggaccatcagtaatgacatatcacatgtcgtcatcttgtgcagctaaatgagcctgcattctgattttccagttgtcaaaatcttctctggaaaacatcggtattttattgaatgaatacatgttgatcagttttgtgaataagagtattctgagacaagattcaactgctctgatatcacttgttaggatcggttgataggttgagatgtgtttagaagggggggttgaataaacactcacgatttttgaatcttttcgaataaagtgtcagttctgtgacaaactgaaactaggaatcttgtcagtcaatgacaatcagtttaactgtaACAGTTgcgaaaataaactgactgaattatagaataaataactgaagtaataacatgaatatttatggatgttcggagattgaaataactcctaagtcaccccttctatcacaaggataggatatgcactaaaagactttgatcgatacaaagattgtacagacccacttcagtttggactttaacactgccaaaactgaaactcttagtttactaaatatctcacagttcttcgactgaacttagcacaactgatctagataagatcaaataaacaataaaacgattcgtgcttgtaagctcgaaaggtatcctcaaatgctacaaataaatcagataagtgtgagctttttgattctCGAATAAGAGCGGtaaattcagcagggtaacagcaagctggagagaatagatagatcgattggTTGCTTGCTCAACTAcccttctcacctatttataggcttctcttcaacggtaacattaaatataatttgaatcataatatccgttgattgccacgtcaatattattctgacattcgtacactgtaagctatgaaatgcggcgttccactacgagttgtagtctgctttgtactattgtcggttgaatgtcattttcaactgatgacgtgtacagctgaatgatcagctgatgaGCAAACAACTGAATATataaactgatcagtcagttgtcttcgcaAGTTCaattcagctggtttcagttgccttcgataaactgtgcattaatcttcagttatgcaactgtcagttgatttatgtagttcagttacttcaaactacttgatcagttagtccaataaattaatcagTTTGTTTGTGGAAGTTCAAAGGTGTTGTAATCCTTCTATGTTTTTCTTTCTTATGTTACTAGAAGGATATCACTAGAATACTTTCATTAGTGCAAGCAATTTGCAAAAACCCACTCCAAGATGTCTTACCCATAGTGTCAAAAGCGCGGTCAAGTGTCTTGGGCCTTCAAGCGCAAAGCGAAGCATACGCTTAACGGAAAAAACGcaataaacaaaatattatcaaaaaaatcaaaataaaataaaaagcctTTGAAAATGTGATAGATGAAATATCAAATATCATTATAATCGTCATCTTCATCTTCCAAATCTACGTCACGCCacaataaacaaaatattatcaataaaataaaaattctttcaaaatgtGATAGATGAAATATCAAATGTCATTATAATCGTCATCTTCATCTTCCAAATCTATGTCATCAGCCCCATCACTTGATTTGTATCCATCggcatcttcttcttcttcttcagtttCAACATCAATGTTGATCTCTTCTTCATCAACTTCATCCACAAGACTAGTTCGAGTTGAAGATTGCTTTCTTTTTGCTGAAGTGGATGATGACGCTCTTTTTGAAGTAGATGCATTTCGAGATCAAAAGTCATATGCACTTTCACCAACACCAACCGCTTGTGCTACATCACTCCAACGCAAATCATCATCTTCAAAGACCACATCGTTATCATCATTCTCATTATCACTATCATCCAACTTTCCCAATAACCATTCGTTAATATCATCTATTTCTGACAAAGAAATAGGATCAATCTCATCTCGCATGGCATATCTTCGCCTCAACGCTCTGTTGTATTTGATATATGCCAAATCATTCAATCGTTGTTGAGACAACCTATTTCTTTTTTTAGAATGTATCTTCCAAAAAAATAGAAAGTAAAAAGTTAGGTTCATACtccataatataaaatttaatatgtaaaaaaaacTTCTAACTTACATGTTCAAATACACTCCAATTACGTTCATAACCTGAAGAAGAGCATGTGAGGTACAAAATTTTCATTGCAAATGTTTTTAATTCAGGTGTTGATGCACCATAAGAAGACCACTAATCAGCTTGAAAGTTGAAACACAAAAACTATAAGATTAaatttcttatcatttaaaGTTTGTATCTATACTATAATTAATGTTtgagaaataaattaatattgcaCTAAATATTATTTACCTGGTGATTTTGAAGCTCTTTGTCTAATAGACATGCGTAAACCAAAAAGTCCTTCTGTTTTTTTGTATTTATCCAATTGATTTGTAATCTTATCTTGTAAATCTTCACCTCGCACCAATCTAACTATGCATTTGTACAGACCCTCCAACACTTCTTCATCATTTTCTATGTCACGATTTGAGTAAAAAAACTCAGGATTTAAGAAATATCCAGCCGCATGCAAAGGATGATGCATTTGAACGTTCCATCTTTTGTCGATGATTTCAAAAATACCACGATATTTATCttcattattattaaatgattcAGCGATAGCTTCTTTGGCTATGTCCATTGCCTCATAGATGTAACCCATTGGGGATCTTTTTTCACCGTCTACTAGCCGCAATACTTTCAGCAATGGGCCGCCAACTTTTAATGCAAAGACTGTAGTTTTCCAAAAAGAAGACATCAATATCACTTCTGCAACACGTTTTCCAGCCGCCTCTCTAAAATATCGACTTTTTGCCCACTTTTCAGATTTAAACATCTTTCTCAGATTTGCTTGCTGAACTTGAAACCGCTTTAAAGTCAAAAAAGCAGTTGCGAAACGAGTATTTGCAGTTCTTACCATGTCTCTCTGTCCAGTAAACTCCCTCATCATGCTCAacaattgtaatgcccgagaattttgtttttataatctgaaatgatttattgataattgaggtgattatagattgAACGGATCAGTCCGGGAAAGCCGAAAAGAATAATTGaagttatgtgcgaggaaggagcctcgcgcatatgcgcgaccccgtcgggcgcatatgcgcgagataggcaaagcacctcgcgcatatgcacgacatgGACCGGCGCATACGCGCGAGGGTggcagagagttgtgaagagcctcgtgcatatgcgccgagtgagggcgcgcatatgcgcgagttaccGTGATGACACGCgtcgagacatagtgtctcgcgcatatgcgccgaaggaggtcgcgcatatgcgtgagacgtgCTGTACATGGAATAAGCCACTTGGCCTTGGACATGCAATATATTGTTAAGTAACTTCATTTTCCCTCAGATTGAATCGAGAAGAACGAAGGGAGcttcagaaaatccttacgccttttcatATCCTAGATTGGTGAGTTgtgaaatccgtccgtctgattttcgatccgagctcGGTACCGTATTCCTTGCGTTACAGGCTTTAcacggacgtaagttttatggatttctattatgatttgaaattatgatattgtcagaatcagatatgattgatatatggtgctcttgatatagtagacatcgtataatcgaaaccggattgaagaacaaataccgtatggaattgttatgattttcagagttgatttgattgagatttgataccAGATTTGTATTactatcgattatgagatgttgggattgatatctgattgatattgtatcgctgggtatactgagattatgcagttatgccgttgaaacagaatttgattgagttctgagtatattcagtattgatttgactggtgtattgatattatactcctcgatattgttattaccagattgagtatggacagatttgaattcgagacttcgacttcgtcagaccgagaagagaaaggtatacaTTAATGTTGatctgggattgcacaactcgagtttgatttaactggagtttcccaaaatcacatactgaattgccattgcctcgatatgttgcaatgtttgagattgatatgcttattctattgatttatagttaagaatatgttatgtgaggagtcatgggcggatatgcctagtccttgggctgatgtgcctgatatttggcggagatgccaatttggcaggatatgccaagtctgtggcggatatgccaagacaccggacgtttggtcatatcgatgttgtCTAGGAGTAGAGCAACTCCTATTGTCGAGATTCGatatggacaggaccaaagtccgtaaataagaacgtaccgccaccgcgatcgggagagta
Protein-coding sequences here:
- the LOC142510171 gene encoding uncharacterized protein LOC142510171, encoding MREFTGQRDMVRTANTRFATAFLTLKRFQVQQANLRKMFKSEKWAKSRYFREAAGKRVAEVILMSSFWKTTVFALKVGGPLLKVLRLVDGEKRSPMGYIYEAMDIAKEAIAESFNNNEDKYRGIFEIIDKRWNVQMHHPLHAAGYFLNPEFFYSNRDIENDEEVLEGLYKCIVRLVRGEDLQDKITNQLDKYKKTEGLFGLRMSIRQRASKSPGYERNWSVFEHIHSKKRNRLSQQRLNDLAYIKYNRALRRRYAMRDEIDPISLSEIDDINEWLLGKLDDSDNENDDNDVVFEDDDLRWSDVAQAVGVGETKRKQSSTRTSLVDEVDEEEINIDVETEEEEEDADGYKSSDGADDIDLEDEDDDYNDI